Proteins from a single region of Hermetia illucens chromosome 3, iHerIll2.2.curated.20191125, whole genome shotgun sequence:
- the LOC119650776 gene encoding uncharacterized protein LOC119650776 isoform X2 — protein MQKRKYLKVISFLNQHNRHLELELTKEKRRRAEELSKIIKSLLCFEAKLKHDKKVINQKLYERDTEISRLRVLNRVLRKKYAEAAALAENGDDIDNSIIYGDLEEGDFGTAQNCPSCRKDFYELSGKDVWTQTFVDGRSSIEDHTENGSSSDETVSSSFYGARRSVRYTSKRNFREYMRSRCMTIDDPSLDNSEENGADSNDNSTIYEKTNAFSRKIERLHGVRRIESFTDEAELDSENDSTRTINRRRGTGSESQLSPSVNGSGKDYESDEMFMPVKSRSYRAKKFAETSPKQEFEASTDDWYASASDLDDSENIRVKPYGYNAVNPVLECVNQILLQQSMDECIMDGPPSLESSENASGSSGGGSSQQEGRGGSRKRVHFSIKNSMVHVPRDDEMRPISSSPLKTVIDANEQKDCNLNYESIYSNEYERIGSEHNSSNLYVDMESKFGQEDRSMTITPLSDKPPKKPPALPPKPANLIKFKRVLKITPYCPVDSIKEDEPKTSEGGQEQAEEPDYCSISEVNEAITSVQIVADVHKSADDDLSSQTSEAALSQKTDDAEEIFADVPKLPNVAAIIVPKLSSKSSVPVDSFTVRESIGNREPTKGSQIPNILAEINKKMNTVPNIHLTPPTTPSKTVSLPGVIAISPSKIPPATKTPQTPTSPAVNAISVPLAPEPDKLPLQAEFDWYNLDAEYGKSNQPDVIKETDTNPNSNLEFHHHHHQMIMGTVNEVIEENDGDAVQDAINQLDSTAEQSVEYKLDEEFCLTNQPDIIKENVFENTTRTRTKSKTVCNGFPTITDESPCSNAGRNNGARAGGSEQQRAKINRKNYKNFMDASGLSVKPLPRQRKIYFSGPFV, from the exons AtgcaaaaaaggaaatatctcAAGGTCATATCCTTTCTCAATCAGCACAACCGCCATTTAGAGTTGGAACTGACCAAAGAGAAACGACGACGTGCTGAAGAGctttcgaaaattattaaatCACTTCTTTGCTTCGAGGCGAAGTTGAAACATGACAAGAAAGTGATCAATCAGAAACTCTACGAACGAGACACGGAAATTTCGAGGCTACGAGTCCTTAACAGGGTTTTACGCAAGAAATACGCAGAAGCGGCTGCTTTGGCTGAAAACGGTGATGACATCGATAATAGTATTATCTACGGCGACTTGGAGGAAGGCGACTTTGGTACCGCGCAGAATTGTCCAAGCTGTAGGAAGGACTTCTACGAACTCTCGGGAAAAGATGTGTGGACGCAGACTTTTGTTGACGGAAGGAGCAGTATAG AAGACCACACTGAAAATGGCTCATCAAGTGACGAAACAGTCTCATCATCCTTCTATGGAGCTAGACGCAGTGTTCGCTATACTAGTAAACGTAACTTCCGAGAATATATGCGGTCGCGCTGTATGACCATCGACGATCCCAGTTTAGATAACTCAGAAGAGAACGGTGCTGACAGTAACGACAATTCAACAAtttacgaaaaaacaaatgcatTTTCACGAAAAATCGAAAGGCTTCATGGAGTTCGACGTATCGAATCATTCACCGATGAAGCTGAATTGGACAGTGAAAATGACTCCACAAGGACAATAAATCGACGGAGAGGGACGGGCAGTGAGTCCCAACTATCACCTTCGGTAAATGGCAGCGGTAAAGATTATGAGAGTGATGAGATGTTCATGCCTGTAAAGTCACGATCATATAGAGctaagaaatttgcagaaacctCGCCGAAACAGGAGTTTGAAGCGTCAACAGACGATTGGTATGCCAGTGCCAGTGATTTAGATGATTCCGAAAATATAAGGGTTAAACCTTACGGGTACAATGCAGTGAATCCGGTTCTGGAATGTGTTAATCAGATATTGCTGCAACAATCAATGGATGAGTGCATTATGGATGGACCACCATCGCTCGAAAGCAGCGAGAATGCTAGTGGAAGCAGTGGTGGCGGGAGCAGCCAGCAAGAAGGAAGAGGAGGTTCACGAAAGCGAGTTCATTTCTCTATCAAAAATAGTATGGTTCATGTTCCACGCGACGATGAAATGAGACCAATATCCAGTTCACCATTAAAAACCGTAATTGATGCTAATGAACAAAAGGATTGCAATTTAAATTATGAAAGTATTTACAGCAACGAGTACGAGCGTATCGGGAGCGAACATAACTCATCCAACCTTTATGTTGACATGGAATCTAAATTTGGCCAAGAAGATCGTTCGATGACAATTACTCCACTCAGCGATAAACCTCCAAAAAAGCCGCCAGCGCTCCCACCGAAGCCAGCCAACCTAATAAAGTTCAAGCGTGTTCTTAAAATCACGCCTTATTGCCCTGTAGACTCTATTAAAGAGGACGAACCCAAAACCAGTGAGGGAGGACAAGAGCAGGCCGAAGAGCCTGATTATTGTTCCATCTCAGAGGTAAATGAAGCCATCACTAGTGTTCAAATTGTTGCGGATGTTCATAAGTCCGCTGATGATGATTTGTCCAGTCAAACAAGTGAAGCTGCCCTTTCCCAAAAGACTGACGATGCTGAAGAGATCTTTGCTGATGTTCCAAAGTTGCCAAATGTGGCGGCGATAATAGTTCCAAAGTTAAGCAGCAAAAGCTCTGTACCTGTAGATAGTTTTACAGTTAGGGAATCAATTGGCAACCGAGAACCTACGAAAGGATCTCAAATTCCTAATATTCTTGCCGAGATCAATAAGAAAATGAATACAGTCCCGAACATTCATTTGACCCCACCTACAACTCCGTCTAAGACTGTGTCCTTGCCAGGAGTCATAGCTATCAGTCCTTCGAAAATTCCTCCAGCAACTAAGACTCCCCAGACTCCTACCTCACCCGCTGTCAACGCCATTAGTGTTCCTCTAGCTCCTGAGCCGGACAAATTGCCCCTTCAAGCGGAATTCGACTGGTACAATTTGGACGCCGAGTATGGTAAATCCAATCAACCGGATGTTATAAAGGAAACTGACACCAACCCCAACTCCAACTTGGAattccatcatcatcaccatcaaatgATAATGGGAACCGTCAACGAAGTGATTGAAGAGAACGATGGCGATGCTGTTCAAGATGCAATTAATCAGTTGGACTCCACCGCCGAGCAGAGTGTTGAATATAAACTCGATGAGGAGTTCTGCTTGACCAATCAACCGGATATTATCAAGGAGAATGTCTTTGAAAACACGACGAGAACCAGAACCAAATCGAAGACAGTTTGCAATGGCTTCCCGACGATTACTGATGAGAGTCCTTGCAGCAACGCTGGACGCAATAATGGTGCAAGGGCGGGAGGCAGCGAGCAGCAGAGAGCTAAAATCAATCGGAAAAATTACAAGAACTTCATGGATGCATCCGGGTTGAGTGTGAAGCCGTTGCCTAGAcaaaggaaaatttatttttcaggacCATTTGTTTAA